AAGGGTTTAATTTTTCAATCAATTGACGCAGCTTTTCCAAGCTGCGTTTTTTTATTTTAACGACCGGTGCGGGCACGGGTACGCGCGGCTTTTTTAGCTGCCTGTGACCGTTTACGCGGGCCTTTTGTTAGGGCGGCTTTCTTTGCAGCGGCTGAACGATTGGTGGCCGAACGCCGGCCGGCTGCAGTATGCGCCTGGCGGGAGAGTGCCTCATGCGAAACGGCGCCAGTGCCTTCCCTTTTTAATGCTTTTACCCGGGCCCGGGACCTTTTGGCTGAAACAGGTTTATGTGCTGCGCCTTGTTTCAATTCGCGCTCAGCCTGTTTACGTGTTTTTTCAGAAGTGGTACCAGCTTTGGGCGGGTTTAATTTAACCCCGGCACGGCGGGCTTCAGATAAACCAATAGCAATGGCTTGTTTGGTATTACGAACGCCATGTTCGCCTTTGCGGATTTTGTCAATTTCATCTCGAACAAACTCACCAGCCTGGGTACTGGCCGATTTACCTTGCTGTTTATCGCGCCTGGCACGTTTTATTGCTTTTTTTGTTGGCATATGTCCATCTTTTCGTGTTTCATAATCTATGATTTCCCACTATATGTTTCGCAAATCGCATACCCCGGTTGGGTTTGGTAATTGCATAACCCACGTCGCTTGCAAAAACAATGTTTATGTGATATTTTCACGCTTATTAATCTCATTCTCTGCAGGCGCTGGATGCACCAATCAGTCCAACCGCATTTGTAACCCGTAATACCTTACTACATGCATTTATTCAAGGCCAATATCCTGTTTTATATTTCCTTTAATTTGATTGGATATGTTTTAATGTTTATCAGCGTAATGGGTACGCCTGGAATGCTTAACGAGGAAAAACCGGGTACCAAACCACTGATAAAACTGATGGACATTTTGCTGCCGGCCGCCTGGAAGGGGATCCCGGTTTTACTGTTTGCTTCCGTGCTTGCTTTTTATTTTCAATTTCTCCTGGTGGGCAAATTATGCGCAATTACAAGCCTGTCGCTGGGCCTTGGCGTGTTGCTCACGATGATTGGAATCTACTGGACGCAGGGAAGAAAAGGCTAGCCGGGGGGTGGTTTTCTTAAATATTCTATTTAACATAATGTTAATTATGGTTACTTGTAGTATGCCTGGAGTAGCCGGCTGTATGGGTTGGAAAGTTTGAAGATAGAACCTGGAACCCGAAACTTAAAACATTGAATCTTGAACTTTCAACTTTGAACTGTGGAAATGTGAAAATGAATGATCCGGATCAATTAAACCGGGTTTAGTTCAATTTTATACCCTATCAGGGAAACTAGGGAAACTACTTATACTAAACTAGATACTTTACCGTTTTAATAACCGGTTAAGGTCCTATTAAAAACGATTTGTATGCTTGGATTAATTTCCCTGATTTTAATTCTATTTATTCCTGTCATTTTTATCTGGCTGGGTTATCGCAGCAGCAAAAGCTTCAAGGATTTCCATTAATCCCCTTTTTACCCCAAACCGGGTGCCAAAATCCTGCCCTGCAACAATCCCGGGCCCAGACTTATCACCCAAAGCTGTATTTCATTATCACATTAGCAAATTATCACATTAGCTAATTAACCCAGGTCACTTTCTCCTCCACCGGTTTTCGTTTACCCGCCACAGATGGAACTTTTACATAACCCAGGTAAAAGAAACCCATCAGCACATCATCGTGCCCCAAGCCAAATAAAGGTTTTGCTTCTTCAATAAAAGTGATGCCGCCGGTGCTCCAGTAACCGCCAATATTCTCGTACGCTGAAATCGTAAGGTAAATATTCTGTACGGCGCAGGCCACCGCCGCCACTTCTTCAATTTCGGGCAGCTGATCTGTATGCCGTTTGCAGCCAATTGCAATCACATGTGAGCATTGCTGGGGCGTTACCTTCATTTGCTCATATTTGTTTTGTTTGAACTTTGGGCCGGCGTATTGTTTATAGATCTCAGCCTGTTGTTCGGCCAGCTTTTGTAAGCCGTTACCGGTAAAAACAGTAAACCGCCAGGGCTCGGTAAACTTATGGTTGGGTGCCCAGTTGGCGTTTTCAAGGGCTTGCCAAATGATCTCATCCGGAATAACTTTTCCCGCTTCAAATTGTTGTGTAAACACACTCCTGCGTGTTTGGATCAGTTCATTGATTAATTCGCTTTTTTTCATAAGGGAACAAAGATAAGGTAGCTTAATTTTGAGTCCATGCGCATAATTATATTCTTTATTTGCTTTTTTACGGGATTTGTGTTGCAGGCTGCCGATCGCAACCCGCTGGATAGCCTGTTGGTTCACCGGCATTTTTTTGAACTGCAACGCCGGTTGCAAAGCGATGCCTACAAGGAGCTGCCAACCTATAAACGATTGTATTACCAGGCCTTTTTAGATAACTTTTTTCACGATCTCACCACCTCCAATAATGATATTGCCGAGCTGCTGGCAGTTCATAAAAACCAGCTTACGACCATCCAGATCGGCAATTTGCTGATGAAAAAGATCGATAACCACGTAAAGCTGTTCCAGTACCGCGATGCCCATGTTACCACCCAGCTTTTATTACGTAAATACCGGGGGGCATTGTCGCCCCAGGAACGCGAAGACGTCCGCAATTCTGATCTTATCTGGAAAGGCCTGCAGGAGGTACCCCCGCAAACAACCAGCATTTCCAGTGAAAGCCAGATTGCCTACCGGCGCGACCTGGCCGGGTTAATCACCGTTCCGGTAAGTTTTGTGGACAGTTCATTTTATTTTGTATTTGATACCGGCGCTAATTTTTCTGTAATAACGGAATCCTATGCCCGTAAAGCCTACCTGCGTAAATTGAATGTAAAGTTTAAAGTAAGGGCCATTACAGGTTTGCAGGTGAACGCCAGCCTGGGGATTGCCGATGAATTAAAAATGGGTGATATTGTTGTGAAGAATGTGGTGTTCATGATCTTTCCCGACAGTTCACTTTCCTTTGCGCGCGGCATGTATACTATTAAAGGTATTCTGGGGTTCCCGATCATTGAACAATTACAGGAAATACGCATCGATAAAAATAATCTCACCGTGCCACAGGTAGCTGTTGACCGCAACATCCGCAATTTTGGCATTGATGAATTGCTGCCGGTGATTTCGGTTGGTTATAATACCGATACCCTGGCGTTTACATTCGATACGGGCGCGCAATTCACTTTTCTGAATGAACCATTTTACCATGATTATAAAACGTTGGTTGATACGGCCGGTTATTCGTTTGAAATGCAGATTGGCGGCGCCGGCGGAGTTGCCAAATCAAAAGCGTTCCGGGTATCACAAATTCCCATCACCGTTGCCGGA
The Niastella koreensis GR20-10 genome window above contains:
- a CDS encoding nitroreductase family protein → MKKSELINELIQTRRSVFTQQFEAGKVIPDEIIWQALENANWAPNHKFTEPWRFTVFTGNGLQKLAEQQAEIYKQYAGPKFKQNKYEQMKVTPQQCSHVIAIGCKRHTDQLPEIEEVAAVACAVQNIYLTISAYENIGGYWSTGGITFIEEAKPLFGLGHDDVLMGFFYLGYVKVPSVAGKRKPVEEKVTWVN
- a CDS encoding DUF6496 domain-containing protein is translated as MPTKKAIKRARRDKQQGKSASTQAGEFVRDEIDKIRKGEHGVRNTKQAIAIGLSEARRAGVKLNPPKAGTTSEKTRKQAERELKQGAAHKPVSAKRSRARVKALKREGTGAVSHEALSRQAHTAAGRRSATNRSAAAKKAALTKGPRKRSQAAKKAARTRARTGR
- a CDS encoding retropepsin-like aspartic protease family protein, whose translation is MRIIIFFICFFTGFVLQAADRNPLDSLLVHRHFFELQRRLQSDAYKELPTYKRLYYQAFLDNFFHDLTTSNNDIAELLAVHKNQLTTIQIGNLLMKKIDNHVKLFQYRDAHVTTQLLLRKYRGALSPQEREDVRNSDLIWKGLQEVPPQTTSISSESQIAYRRDLAGLITVPVSFVDSSFYFVFDTGANFSVITESYARKAYLRKLNVKFKVRAITGLQVNASLGIADELKMGDIVVKNVVFMIFPDSSLSFARGMYTIKGILGFPIIEQLQEIRIDKNNLTVPQVAVDRNIRNFGIDELLPVISVGYNTDTLAFTFDTGAQFTFLNEPFYHDYKTLVDTAGYSFEMQIGGAGGVAKSKAFRVSQIPITVAGKSALLKDVAVKTSSTTPKDKLYYGNFGQDIMGQFKEMVINFRYMYVDFVR